One region of Triticum aestivum cultivar Chinese Spring chromosome 6B, IWGSC CS RefSeq v2.1, whole genome shotgun sequence genomic DNA includes:
- the LOC123136465 gene encoding probable glutathione S-transferase GSTU6 — MAGRDDLKLLGTWPSPFVTRVKLALALKGLSYEDVEEDLYKKSELLLKSNPVHKKIPVLIHNGAPVCESMIILQYIDEVFAGTGPSLLPADPYERAIARFWMAYVDDKLVAPWRQWLRGKTEEEKSEGKKQAFAAVEILEGALRECSKGRGFFGGDGLGLVDVALGGVLSWMKVTEVLSGDKIFDAAKTPLLAAWVERFSELDAAKVALPDVGRLLEFAKAREAAAAPSN; from the exons ATGGCCGGACGAGATGACCTGAAGCTGCTCGGCACATGGCCAAGCCCGTTTGTTACCAGGGTGAAGCTGGCACTCGCCCTGAAGGGCCTGAGCTACGAGGACGTGGAGGAGGACCTGTACAAGAAGAGCGAGCTTCTCCTCAAGTCCAACCCGGTGCACAAGAAGATACCAGTGCTCATCCACAACGGCGCCCCGGTCTGCGAGTCCATGATCATTCTGCAGTACATCGACGAAGTGTTCGCCGGCACCGGCCCGTCCCTTCTCCCAGCGGACCCCTACGAGCGCGCCATTGCTCGCTTCTGGATGGCCTACGTTGACGACAAG CTGGTAGCCCCATGGAGGCAGTGGTTGAGGGGCAAGACAGAGGAGGAGAAATCCGAGGGAAAGAAGCAGGCGTTCGCGGCGGTGGAGATTCTTGAAGGGGCCCTGAGGGAATGCTCCAAGGGAAGGGGCTTCTTCGGCGGCGACGGCCTCGGGCTCGTCGACGTTGCGCTGGGAGGCGTTCTGTCGTGGATGAAGGTGACCGAGGTGTTGTCCGGTGACAAGATCTTCGATGCCGCCAAGACCCCGCTCCTGGCCGCATGGGTGGAGCGCTTCAGCGAGCTCGACGCGGCCAAGGTGGCCCTGCCAGACGTGGGCAGGCTGCTTGAGTTCGCCAAGGCACGAGAGGCTGCCGCTGCACCGTCTAACTGA